Proteins from a genomic interval of Rhodococcoides fascians A25f:
- a CDS encoding AIM24 family protein, with amino-acid sequence MKNLARGENCPAPTGPLTVTLAASTSVDVSALLLGRDGRVRSDADLVFYNQPAGAGVDYQRAPSGHLVRVDPSAIPPDIETIAIAASLDGSGPATFAAAGPTSVTVSDASGTAQVGFAADALGDESALVCLELYRRGEQWKIRAVGQGYADGLAGLATAFGISIDDDEQPPEVPTATPSHKIEPPVDSPVHQGVLAMRSELFAPAHAEVPGSGIQKQGSKMCRVGMSGELMARAGSMVAYQGNLQFEAKGSGGIGRALKQALSGEGVPLMKVTGHGDLFLANAAQDVHLIDLDGSDGLTINGANVLAFESSLSYDVKRVQGAAAGGNAGFFNCVFTGRGRIAITTDGVPVVLNVDQPTFADPQAAVAWSSSLQTRVKKNDSFGLGTLIGRSTGERFTLEFAGQGFVVVQPSEQPPGGLIGGAGSGEQAGVGGALGGLLGR; translated from the coding sequence ATGAAAAACCTCGCTCGCGGGGAGAACTGCCCCGCTCCGACCGGACCCCTGACGGTGACACTGGCCGCTTCGACCTCAGTCGACGTGTCCGCGCTGCTGTTGGGGCGGGACGGACGTGTGCGTTCGGACGCGGATCTGGTGTTCTACAACCAGCCCGCGGGTGCAGGCGTGGACTACCAACGCGCGCCGTCCGGCCATCTCGTCCGGGTGGATCCGTCTGCGATTCCGCCCGACATCGAGACCATTGCGATCGCAGCCTCGTTGGACGGAAGTGGTCCAGCAACATTTGCCGCCGCGGGCCCTACGTCGGTGACGGTCTCCGATGCGTCGGGGACGGCTCAGGTCGGGTTCGCTGCCGATGCTCTCGGGGACGAAAGCGCGCTGGTGTGCCTGGAGCTCTACCGGCGCGGTGAGCAGTGGAAGATCCGCGCTGTCGGCCAGGGATACGCGGACGGGTTGGCCGGTCTCGCCACCGCTTTCGGTATCAGTATCGACGACGACGAGCAGCCGCCCGAGGTACCGACTGCAACCCCCTCACACAAGATCGAACCACCCGTTGATTCACCTGTCCACCAAGGAGTTCTGGCCATGAGAAGCGAACTGTTCGCGCCTGCCCACGCCGAGGTTCCCGGGTCGGGCATTCAGAAGCAGGGCAGCAAGATGTGCCGCGTCGGCATGAGCGGCGAGCTGATGGCCCGCGCGGGCTCGATGGTGGCGTACCAGGGAAACCTGCAGTTCGAGGCCAAGGGCTCAGGGGGTATCGGCCGGGCGTTGAAGCAGGCGCTGTCCGGCGAGGGCGTGCCACTGATGAAGGTCACCGGTCACGGTGACCTCTTCCTCGCCAATGCCGCACAGGACGTCCATCTGATCGACTTGGACGGCTCGGATGGACTGACCATCAACGGTGCCAACGTGCTGGCCTTCGAGTCCTCGCTGAGTTACGACGTCAAGCGAGTCCAGGGCGCGGCGGCAGGTGGAAACGCGGGCTTCTTCAATTGTGTGTTCACCGGGCGCGGGCGAATCGCCATCACGACCGACGGTGTGCCGGTGGTGTTGAACGTCGATCAGCCGACGTTCGCAGACCCGCAAGCTGCGGTCGCGTGGTCGTCGTCCCTGCAGACACGGGTGAAGAAGAACGATTCGTTCGGACTCGGGACCCTGATCGGCCGTTCGACCGGTGAGCGATTCACCCTGGAGTTCGCGGGTCAGGGATTCGTCGTCGTACAGCCGTCGGAACAACCGCCCGGCGGATTGATCGGTGGTGCCGGCAGCGGGGAGCAAGCCGGCGTCGGTGGGGCGCTCGGCGGCCTGCTGGGCAGGTGA
- a CDS encoding glycosyltransferase, producing the protein MDENRRKGVTVVIPVRNAVATLGAQLDALAVQDHGPDFEVIISDNGSTDGLREFLGTRPDDYGICVRYVDASGSAGTSHARNVGASAARTELLAFCDGDDVVRPQWLSELVAAASTADLVSGSVDTSRVNSPTVYRRRPMTPSTAGLDTDFLPYVPGCNFAVWADVFHAVHGFDETLTEAGEDLDFSWRVQLAGFRMAHAGAATVDYRLRPTMREFWSQVRRYAVGDVQLYVAYRDYGFAGLSVRVFSKHVLRLLVTNPLVPQRVSRVPRERWIGAVAVVVGHVQGSIRYRTLFL; encoded by the coding sequence ATGGACGAGAACCGACGCAAGGGCGTGACTGTGGTCATCCCCGTCCGCAATGCGGTCGCGACCCTGGGAGCCCAACTGGACGCCTTGGCGGTACAGGATCACGGCCCCGATTTCGAGGTGATCATCAGCGACAACGGGTCGACCGATGGGCTGCGGGAGTTTCTCGGCACGCGCCCTGACGACTACGGAATATGCGTTCGGTACGTCGATGCTTCCGGTTCTGCAGGCACATCGCACGCACGTAACGTCGGGGCATCGGCAGCTCGAACCGAGTTGCTGGCGTTCTGCGACGGCGATGACGTCGTCCGGCCCCAGTGGTTGAGCGAACTGGTGGCTGCCGCATCGACGGCGGATCTGGTGAGTGGCTCGGTGGACACGTCGAGGGTGAATTCTCCTACGGTGTACCGTCGCCGTCCGATGACCCCCTCGACCGCGGGTCTCGACACCGACTTTCTCCCGTACGTCCCAGGCTGCAACTTCGCGGTATGGGCCGATGTCTTTCATGCCGTGCACGGTTTCGACGAGACCTTGACCGAGGCGGGCGAGGACCTCGACTTCTCCTGGCGTGTACAACTGGCCGGGTTCCGCATGGCTCATGCAGGAGCTGCGACCGTCGACTACCGCCTCAGACCGACGATGCGCGAGTTCTGGTCACAGGTGCGGCGATACGCCGTCGGCGACGTTCAGCTGTATGTCGCGTATCGCGACTACGGGTTCGCCGGTCTGTCGGTCAGGGTTTTCTCGAAGCATGTGCTGCGACTGTTGGTGACCAATCCGCTGGTGCCGCAGAGGGTGTCGCGGGTGCCCCGAGAACGCTGGATCGGAGCAGTGGCTGTGGTCGTCGGTCATGTCCAGGGATCGATCCGGTACCGCACGCTGTTCCTGTGA
- the rpsQ gene encoding 30S ribosomal protein S17 has protein sequence MSEENTVTEERNNRKVRIGYVVSDKMEKTIVVELEDRVKHPLYSKIIRRTTKVKAHDEKGDAGVGDRVQLMETRPLSATKHWRLVEVLEKAK, from the coding sequence ATGAGCGAGGAAAACACTGTGACTGAAGAGCGCAACAACCGTAAGGTCCGGATCGGCTACGTCGTATCCGACAAGATGGAAAAGACGATCGTGGTCGAGCTCGAGGACAGGGTCAAGCACCCCCTCTACAGCAAGATCATCCGTCGTACCACCAAGGTCAAGGCACATGACGAGAAGGGCGACGCCGGCGTAGGCGATCGCGTTCAGCTCATGGAGACCCGTCCGTTGTCCGCCACGAAGCACTGGCGACTGGTCGAGGTTCTCGAAAAGGCCAAGTAA
- the rpmC gene encoding 50S ribosomal protein L29, with protein MATGTPAAELRELTGEELVTKLRESKEELFNLRFQMATGQLDNNRRLRVVRHEIARIYTVLRERELGLASGPSEDTAGDAA; from the coding sequence ATGGCTACCGGAACCCCAGCCGCAGAGCTCCGCGAGCTCACCGGTGAAGAGCTGGTCACCAAGCTGCGTGAGTCGAAGGAAGAGCTGTTCAACCTTCGTTTCCAGATGGCTACCGGCCAGTTGGACAACAACCGTCGACTGCGCGTGGTGCGCCACGAGATCGCGCGTATCTACACGGTGCTCCGCGAACGTGAGCTCGGCTTGGCCTCTGGTCCTTCCGAGGACACAGCAGGTGACGCAGCATGA
- the rplP gene encoding 50S ribosomal protein L16, whose product MLIPRRVKHRKQHHPKRSGAAKGGTQVTFGDYGIQALEPAYITNRQIESARIAITRHIKRGGKVWINIFPDRPLTKKPAETRMGSGKGSPEWWIANVKPGRVLFELSYPDETIAREALTRAIHKLPIKARIITREEQF is encoded by the coding sequence ATGTTGATCCCCCGCCGGGTCAAGCACCGCAAGCAGCACCACCCGAAGCGTTCGGGTGCCGCCAAGGGCGGAACTCAGGTGACATTCGGTGACTACGGCATCCAGGCTCTCGAGCCCGCCTACATCACCAACCGTCAGATCGAGTCCGCTCGTATCGCGATCACTCGCCACATCAAGCGTGGCGGCAAGGTCTGGATCAACATCTTCCCGGACCGTCCGCTCACCAAGAAGCCTGCCGAGACCCGCATGGGTTCCGGTAAGGGTTCGCCCGAGTGGTGGATCGCGAACGTCAAGCCGGGCCGGGTGCTCTTCGAGCTGTCGTACCCCGACGAGACCATCGCGCGTGAGGCACTGACTCGCGCCATCCACAAGCTGCCCATCAAGGCACGCATCATCACCAGGGAGGAGCAGTTCTGA
- the rpsC gene encoding 30S ribosomal protein S3, with product MGQKINPHGFRLGITTDWKSRWYADKQYSEYVKEDVEIRKLLATGMERAGIAKVEIERTRDRVRVDIHTARPGIVIGRRGAEADRIRGALEKLTGKQVQLNILEVKNAESEAQLVAQGVAEQLSNRVAFRRAMRKAIQSAMRQPNVKGIRVQCSGRLGGAEMSRSEFYREGRVPLHTLRADIDYGLYEAKTTFGRIGVKVWIYKGDIVGGRRELAAAAAPAAGADRPRRERPTRPRRSGASGTTATSTEAGRAASATEAPASTEPTQEG from the coding sequence GTGGGTCAGAAAATCAACCCGCACGGCTTCCGCTTGGGTATCACCACTGACTGGAAGTCGCGCTGGTACGCAGACAAGCAGTACTCGGAGTACGTCAAGGAAGACGTCGAGATCCGCAAGCTTCTTGCCACCGGCATGGAGCGCGCGGGTATCGCCAAGGTCGAGATCGAGCGCACCCGTGACCGTGTTCGCGTGGACATCCACACGGCACGTCCCGGCATCGTCATCGGCCGTCGTGGTGCCGAGGCCGACCGCATCCGCGGAGCTCTCGAGAAGCTGACCGGCAAGCAGGTTCAGCTCAACATCCTCGAGGTCAAGAACGCCGAGTCCGAGGCTCAGCTCGTGGCCCAGGGTGTTGCCGAGCAGCTCAGCAACCGCGTCGCATTCCGTCGCGCAATGCGGAAGGCCATCCAGTCGGCCATGCGTCAGCCGAACGTCAAGGGCATTCGTGTTCAGTGCTCCGGCCGTCTCGGTGGCGCAGAAATGTCTCGCTCGGAGTTCTACCGCGAGGGACGCGTTCCCCTGCACACGCTCCGTGCCGACATCGACTACGGGCTGTACGAGGCCAAGACCACCTTCGGCCGCATCGGCGTGAAGGTCTGGATCTACAAGGGCGACATCGTCGGCGGACGGCGTGAACTCGCTGCCGCTGCGGCTCCGGCCGCCGGTGCAGACCGTCCCCGTCGTGAGCGTCCCACTCGTCCGCGTCGCAGCGGTGCCTCGGGCACCACGGCGACCAGCACCGAGGCCGGCCGCGCGGCATCCGCAACCGAGGCTCCGGCCTCGACCGAGCCCACTCAGGAGGGCTGA
- the rplV gene encoding 50S ribosomal protein L22, protein MTNFTPTANPTAKAVAKHVRVTPMKARRVVDLVRGRSVEDALNILKFAPQAASEPVAKVIASAAANAENNLDLDPSTLIVATAFVDEGTTLKRFQPRAQGRAFRIRKRTSHITVIVESLPKTGGTSRNRRKGQASKEGAQ, encoded by the coding sequence ATGACCAACTTCACCCCCACCGCCAATCCGACTGCCAAGGCCGTAGCGAAGCACGTTCGCGTCACGCCGATGAAGGCACGTCGCGTCGTGGATCTGGTTCGTGGGCGCTCCGTCGAGGACGCGCTCAACATCCTCAAGTTTGCGCCGCAGGCAGCGAGCGAGCCGGTCGCCAAGGTGATCGCGTCCGCAGCCGCCAACGCCGAGAACAACCTGGATCTCGATCCCAGCACGCTGATCGTCGCCACTGCATTCGTCGACGAGGGCACCACCCTCAAGCGATTCCAGCCGCGCGCTCAGGGCCGGGCATTCCGGATCCGCAAGCGCACCAGCCATATCACGGTGATCGTCGAAAGCCTGCCCAAGACCGGTGGAACGTCTCGCAACCGTCGTAAGGGCCAGGCGTCCAAGGAAGGGGCTCAGTAG
- the rpsS gene encoding 30S ribosomal protein S19 has product MPRSLKKGPFVDDHLLAKVDVQNDKGTKQVIKTWSRRSTILPDFIGHTFAVHDGRKHVPVFVSDSMVGHKLGEFAPTRTFKGHIKDDRKAKRR; this is encoded by the coding sequence ATGCCACGCAGCCTGAAGAAAGGCCCGTTCGTAGACGATCACCTCCTCGCGAAGGTTGACGTCCAGAACGACAAGGGAACCAAGCAGGTCATCAAGACCTGGTCCCGTCGATCGACAATCCTGCCCGACTTCATCGGTCACACTTTCGCCGTCCACGACGGTCGCAAGCACGTACCGGTGTTCGTGTCCGACTCCATGGTCGGCCACAAGCTCGGGGAGTTCGCACCGACCCGCACGTTCAAGGGTCACATCAAGGACGACCGGAAGGCGAAGAGGCGATGA
- the rplB gene encoding 50S ribosomal protein L2, whose amino-acid sequence MAIRKYKPTTPGRRGSSVSDFAEITRSTPEKSLIRPLHGRGGRNAHGRITTRHKGGGHKRAYRLIDFRRNDKDGVPAKVAHIEYDPNRTANIALLHFADGEKRYIVAPKGIAQGSPIEQGANADIKPGNNLPLRNIPTGTTIHAVELRPGGGAKMARSAGASIQLLGKEGPYATLRMPSGEIRRVDVRCRATVGEVGNAEQSNINWGKAGRMRWKGKRPTVRGVVMNPVDHPHGGGEGKTSGGRHPVSPWGQPEGRTRKNKASDKLIVRRRRTGKNKR is encoded by the coding sequence ATGGCAATCCGTAAATACAAGCCGACAACCCCGGGCCGTCGTGGCTCCAGCGTGTCCGATTTCGCTGAGATCACGCGTTCGACCCCCGAGAAGTCGCTGATCCGCCCGCTGCACGGTCGCGGTGGACGTAACGCACACGGTCGCATCACCACCCGGCACAAGGGTGGCGGTCACAAGCGTGCGTACCGTCTCATCGATTTCCGTCGCAACGACAAGGACGGCGTGCCGGCCAAGGTCGCTCACATCGAGTACGACCCCAACCGCACCGCGAACATCGCACTGCTGCACTTCGCAGACGGCGAGAAGCGCTACATCGTCGCACCCAAGGGCATCGCCCAGGGATCGCCGATCGAGCAGGGTGCCAATGCCGACATCAAGCCCGGCAACAACCTGCCCCTACGCAACATCCCGACGGGTACGACCATCCACGCGGTCGAACTCCGTCCGGGTGGTGGCGCAAAGATGGCCCGCTCCGCTGGAGCGAGCATTCAGCTGCTCGGCAAGGAAGGCCCCTACGCCACGCTGCGTATGCCGTCCGGTGAGATCCGTCGCGTCGACGTGCGCTGCCGCGCAACCGTCGGCGAGGTCGGCAACGCCGAGCAGTCGAACATCAACTGGGGCAAGGCCGGCCGCATGCGCTGGAAGGGCAAGCGCCCGACCGTTCGTGGTGTCGTGATGAACCCGGTCGACCACCCGCACGGTGGCGGCGAGGGCAAGACCTCCGGTGGACGCCACCCGGTCAGCCCGTGGGGACAGCCGGAAGGCCGTACCCGTAAGAACAAGGCGAGCGACAAGCTGATTGTCCGTCGTCGTCGTACCGGCAAGAACAAGCGCTAG
- the rplW gene encoding 50S ribosomal protein L23, translating to MTTIADPRDILLAPVISEKSYGLIEDGTYTFLVHPDSNKTQIKIAVEKIFDVTVTSVNTMNRQGKRKRTRFGYGKRKDTKRALVTLSADSKPIEIFGGPVA from the coding sequence GTGACCACGATCGCCGATCCCCGCGACATCTTGCTGGCACCGGTCATCTCCGAGAAGTCCTACGGACTGATCGAAGACGGCACGTACACGTTCCTGGTGCACCCGGACTCGAACAAGACGCAGATCAAGATTGCCGTCGAGAAAATCTTCGACGTCACCGTGACCAGCGTCAACACGATGAACCGTCAGGGCAAGCGTAAGCGGACCCGGTTCGGTTACGGCAAGCGCAAGGACACCAAGCGCGCGCTCGTAACGCTCTCCGCCGACAGCAAGCCCATCGAGATCTTCGGAGGTCCGGTCGCGTAA
- the rplD gene encoding 50S ribosomal protein L4: protein MTSLDKKTETNLTLDVKEVGGKTNGTVDLPSAIFDAPANIALLHQVVIAQLAAARQGTHSTKTRGEVRGGGKKPYRQKGTGRARQGSTRAPQFVGGGTVHGPQPRDYSQRTPKKMKAAALRGALSDRARSERIHVITELVAGQIPSTKGAKTFLAELSDRKKVLLVVGREDTAAWKSVQNLDGVHPIAPDQLNTYDVLNADDVVFSVEALNTFIAGPAKNEEASK, encoded by the coding sequence ATGACCAGCCTCGACAAGAAGACCGAAACCAACTTGACGCTGGACGTCAAAGAGGTCGGTGGCAAGACCAACGGAACCGTCGATCTGCCGTCGGCGATCTTCGACGCACCCGCGAACATCGCGCTCCTCCACCAGGTCGTCATTGCGCAGCTCGCAGCGGCACGCCAGGGAACGCACTCCACGAAGACTCGTGGCGAGGTTCGCGGCGGTGGCAAGAAGCCGTACCGCCAGAAGGGAACCGGCCGCGCCCGTCAGGGCTCGACCCGCGCTCCTCAGTTCGTCGGCGGTGGCACGGTCCACGGACCGCAGCCGCGCGACTACAGCCAGCGGACTCCCAAGAAGATGAAGGCAGCCGCATTGCGCGGTGCCCTCTCCGATCGGGCTCGCAGTGAGCGGATCCACGTGATCACCGAACTGGTTGCCGGACAGATTCCATCCACCAAGGGTGCGAAGACGTTCCTCGCCGAGCTCTCGGACCGCAAGAAGGTCCTGCTCGTCGTCGGACGCGAAGACACCGCGGCCTGGAAGAGCGTCCAGAACCTGGACGGCGTGCACCCCATCGCACCCGACCAGCTCAACACGTACGACGTGCTCAACGCCGATGACGTCGTTTTCAGCGTGGAAGCGCTGAACACCTTCATCGCTGGGCCTGCAAAGAACGAGGAGGCAAGCAAGTGA
- the rplC gene encoding 50S ribosomal protein L3, with amino-acid sequence MTDNKNRPATGILGTKLGMTQVFDENNRVVPVTVIKAGPNVVTQIRTQERDGYSAVQVAFGAIDPRKVNKPTTGQFEKAGVTPRRHIVEIRVADASQFEVGQELTAAVFEDGAYVDVTGTSKGKGFAGTMKRHGFKGQGASHGAQAVHRRPGSIGGCATPGRVFKGMRMSGRMGGDRVTTQNLSVHKVDSENGLLLIKGAIPGRRGNVVIVKSALKGGARA; translated from the coding sequence ATGACTGATAACAAGAACCGGCCTGCGACAGGAATTCTGGGCACCAAGCTCGGAATGACCCAGGTCTTCGACGAGAACAACCGCGTCGTTCCGGTGACCGTGATCAAGGCAGGCCCCAACGTGGTCACCCAGATCCGCACCCAGGAACGTGACGGCTACAGCGCCGTCCAGGTCGCATTCGGTGCGATCGATCCGCGCAAGGTGAACAAGCCCACCACCGGCCAGTTCGAGAAGGCAGGTGTCACGCCGCGTCGCCACATCGTGGAGATCCGCGTTGCCGACGCCTCGCAGTTCGAGGTCGGCCAGGAGCTCACCGCTGCAGTGTTCGAGGACGGCGCATACGTCGACGTCACCGGCACCAGCAAGGGCAAGGGCTTCGCCGGAACCATGAAGCGTCACGGCTTCAAGGGTCAGGGCGCGAGCCACGGTGCACAGGCTGTGCACCGTCGCCCCGGATCCATCGGTGGCTGCGCAACTCCGGGTCGCGTGTTCAAGGGAATGCGCATGTCCGGACGTATGGGTGGCGATCGCGTAACCACGCAGAACCTCTCGGTCCACAAGGTGGACAGCGAAAACGGTCTGCTGCTGATCAAGGGAGCGATCCCGGGCCGTCGCGGCAACGTCGTGATCGTCAAGTCTGCATTGAAGGGTGGTGCACGGGCATGA
- the rpsJ gene encoding 30S ribosomal protein S10, with product MAGQKIRIRLKAYDHEAIDASARKIVETVTRTGARVVGPVPLPTEKNVYCVIRSPHKYKDSREHFEMRTHKRLIDILDPTPKTVDALMRIDLPASVDVNIQ from the coding sequence GTGGCGGGACAAAAGATCCGCATCAGGCTCAAGGCCTACGACCATGAGGCGATCGACGCGTCAGCGCGCAAGATCGTCGAAACGGTCACCCGTACGGGTGCCCGCGTCGTCGGACCGGTGCCGTTGCCGACAGAAAAGAACGTGTACTGCGTCATCCGTTCGCCGCACAAGTACAAGGACTCGCGCGAACACTTCGAGATGCGTACTCACAAGCGGCTCATTGACATCCTCGACCCGACACCGAAGACGGTGGACGCGCTCATGCGCATCGACCTCCCGGCCAGTGTCGACGTCAACATCCAGTGA
- a CDS encoding hotdog fold domain-containing protein has product MTSVQSTTGATYRAWSKLPHNTIGSAVFSVGMCLRVPYFASVLPRVVALEPGRCEVTAPKWFGIRNHLGTFHAIAACNLAEVAMGMLAEATVPTSHRWIPKSMNVRYLTKATTSLRAVAQLDPIPDFSAVTDGLEVVVPVSIRDTAGVEVVHADITIWVSAAAR; this is encoded by the coding sequence ATGACCTCAGTCCAGAGCACCACGGGCGCAACCTATCGCGCCTGGTCGAAGCTTCCCCACAACACTATCGGGTCCGCCGTGTTCTCCGTCGGCATGTGTCTCCGGGTCCCCTACTTCGCTTCCGTGCTGCCGCGAGTGGTGGCCCTCGAACCGGGTCGCTGCGAGGTGACGGCTCCGAAATGGTTCGGAATTCGGAACCACCTGGGCACCTTCCACGCCATCGCCGCATGCAACCTCGCCGAAGTTGCGATGGGCATGCTCGCCGAGGCGACGGTGCCGACCTCGCACCGTTGGATCCCCAAATCGATGAACGTCCGATACCTGACGAAGGCAACCACCTCACTCCGTGCCGTCGCGCAACTCGATCCGATTCCCGACTTCTCCGCGGTGACCGACGGACTCGAAGTCGTCGTGCCCGTGTCGATCAGAGACACCGCAGGCGTCGAGGTGGTGCACGCAGACATCACGATCTGGGTGTCCGCCGCGGCCCGTTGA